Proteins from a genomic interval of Zingiber officinale cultivar Zhangliang chromosome 1B, Zo_v1.1, whole genome shotgun sequence:
- the LOC121991894 gene encoding protein ROH1-like: protein MPAMDCQDSAPFASFGRSILSLRREQVHSVDGGGHRDSLVGSYDVEIEAFQKRVAGVFLDLASSFGDELLSLPWLRKLLDGFLVCQEEFRGILFGCRDGRQAHLSRPPLDRFLSDFFERSVKALDVCNAIREGVDKMRQWRQHLEIAISALRGSGGGRPLGEGQIRRACKALNDLTILLLDEKESPCILNLRNRSFGRGGKETRQHRRVGSAGSASSSGHHRSLSWSVSRSWSAARQLQTIGNNLNVPRGNEVAATNGLAVPVFAMSSVLFFVMWTLVAAIPCQDRGLQTHFSLPKNLPWAASITALHEKIFEESKKKDRKNSCGLLKEILQMEKCSRQLVELLDPVEFPLTEEKETQLQQGVEGLLEVCNALKEGLDPLERQVRDIFLRIVSSRTEGLDCLSKYHHSE from the coding sequence ATGCCGGCGATGGACTGCCAGGACTCCGCTCCCTTCGCCTCGTTTGGTCGCTCCATCCTCAGCCTTCGCCGTGAGCAGGTCCACTCCGTCGACGGCGGCGGCCACCGCGattcacttgttggatcgtacgACGTCGAAATCGAAGCGTTTCAGAAGCGCGTCGCCGGCGTCTTCCTCGACCTTGCCTCCTCCTTCGGGGATGAGCTGCTTTCCCTTCCCTGGCTCCGCAAGTTGCTCGATGGGTTCCTCGTCTGCCAGGAGGAGTTCCGGGGGATCCTCTTCGGCTGCAGGGACGGTCGGCAGGCGCACCTCTCCCGTCCGCCCCTCGACCGCTTCCTCTCTGACTTCTTCGAACGCTCGGTCAAGGCGCTCGACGTCTGCAATGCTATCCGCGAGGGCGTCGACAAGATGCGCCAGTGGAGGCAGCACCTGGAGATCGCCATCTCCGCTCTCCGAGGCTCCGGAGGCGGCCGGCCGCTCGGCGAGGGCCAGATCCGCCGCGCCTGTAAGGCGCTGAACGATCTCACCATCCTTTTGCTCGATGAGAAGGAGTCCCCGTGCATCTTGAACCTCCGCAACCGTTCCTTTGGCCGCGGCGGCAAGGAGACGCGACAACATCGCCGTGTCGGCAGCGCAGGATCCGCCTCTTCCTCAGGGCACCATCGTTCCCTCTCCTGGAGCGTCTCCCGCTCGTGGTCCGCCGCCAGACAACTCCAGACGATCGGAAACAACCTTAACGTGCCGCGGGGCAATGAAGTTGCTGCCACCAACGGCCTGGCCGTCCCGGTGTTCGCCATGAGCTCGGTCCTCTTCTTTGTGATGTGGACTCTCGTGGCAGCGATCCCTTGCCAGGACCGTGGCCTCCAGACTCATTTCTCTCTCCCCAAGAACCTCCCATGGGCCGCATCAATCACGGCACTCCACGAGAAGATATTTGAGGAATCCAAGAAGAAGGACCGGAAGAACTCCTGCGGGTTGCTAAAGGAGATCCTACAGATGGAGAAGTGCAGCCGCCAGTTGGTGGAACTGTTAGATCCAGTGGAGTTTCCGTTGACGGAGGAGAAGGAGACGCAGCTGCAGCAGGGCGTGGAAGGGCTGTTGGAAGTCTGCAATGCCTTGAAGGAGGGTCTAGACCCACTCGAGCGCCAGGTGCGTGACATTTTCCTTAGGATTGTCAGTAGCCGAACGGAAGGTCTCGATTGCTTGAGCAAGTATCACCATTCTGAGTGA